TGAGGAACATGGCCAGTTATCCGGACGCCCTGCGGGAAATGGGCCGAATGCTGCGCCCGGGGGGCCATCTGCTCATTCTGGATTTTTCCCTTCCTGAAAGCCTGTTGAAAAGACCTTACCGGTTTTATCTGCACCGCATCCTTCCCGTCATTGCGGGCTGGATGACCGGCCACCGGGAAGCATACGACTACCTGGCGGACAGCATTGAAGCCTTTCCCTGCGGGCAGGCCATGAAGGCCCTGCTGCGGGAATGCGGCTACAGCAACATCACGGCGGAACCTCTGAACGGGGGAATTGCCAGCATTTACACGGCTCAGCGATGAGTGCGGGGGACGCAAGAGAAGGAATCATACGCGGCAAGGCGGCACGCGCCCGCCTGGGCGGCAAACTTGCCGGACTGTCCCTGCCCCGGCAAATCGCCGTCATTGCTTTCTGGCCTTTCCTGGAGCAGCTGTTGAGCTTTTTCGTCACTTCTTCCGACCTTTTCATCGCCACTAAGATAGGGGTGGACGCCCAGGACACCATCAACATCTCTGACGGCATGGGCGCCGTCGTCTTCATCATGTGGTTCGGCTTCGTTATCCAGGGGGCCATCATGATGGGAGCCACAGCCATCGTTTCCCGCATGACGGGCGCCAGAGACTATCCCCAGGCGCAGCATGGCCTGCACCAGGCCACCATGCTGGGGCTCCTGGCCGGCGTCGTTTCCTGCGGCCTTCTCTTCACCTGCAGCGATTTCCTGGTCACACACGTATTGACCATGAATGAAGCCGCCCGGGCCTACGCCCTGCAATATGTTTATATGGCCGCCTTTGCCGCCCCGTTCAGCGGCGTGGTCTTTGCTATCAATGCCGCACTGCGAGGCTCCGGAGACACGCGGCTGCCCTTCTGGATTATGATGAGCGTAGGCATCCTCAATGTCATCTTCAGCGTCATCTTCGTCTTTGCGGACGCTCCTTTGGGCGGCTGGCGCATTGGAGGAATTGCGGCGGGAACAGTCTGCGGCTACGGCATCAGCATGAGCATCCTCCTGTTCATCATGCTGCGGCGCAGAAAAAAAATCTTCACGGGCAGGAACAATGAATCCCTGGAAGAACTCGTCCGGGAACGGGGAGAGCACTATGCTCCGCCCCTGTACCTCAGCTTTTCCCATCTGCGGCCGGACATGGGCATGCAGAAGCGCATCCTGAAAATCGGGCTGCCGCAGGCCGTGGAAGTCTTCGGAATGTGGGGCATTCAGATGTTCTGCCTTTCCATCATCAGCGAACTGCCTGTTCAAGGCGTGCTGGGCGTCCACAACATCGCCGTCCGCATTGAATCGCTCAGTTTCCTGCCAGGCTTCGCCATCGGCATGGCCGCTTCCACGCTCGTGGGGCAATACCTGGGCGCCCGGAACGCGCTTATGGCCCGCATCACCATCTGGAAATGCATGCGGTACGCCATCATATTCATGACGGGCCTGGGAGTGCTCTTCTGCGCCTTTCCCGCCCTGTTCATGGAGATATTTTCCAACGGCAGCATGACTCTCATTGATACCGGAATCCCCGTGCTGCGCACCATGCTGGTGGTGGAGCCCTTCTTCGCCGCCTGCATCGTGATGAAAATGTCCCTGCGCGGCGCGGGAGATACCCGGAGAGTCATGCTCATTTCCTACGGCATTATGGGCTTTTTCCGTGTCGTCTGCACCTGGGTATGGTTCAGGCTGGCACCGGAAACCATGACCCTGTGGGGCATCTGGCTACTCTTCGCCTTTGAAATGGCCGTCCAATCCGCCATCCTCTATAAAATCGTCAAGGGGCGGAGCTGGACGAAACTGCAAGTCTGAATCTTCCCGTTTTTTCCTGCTTCCCGCACCCGTTCGCCAATCCAAAACGTTTACTGCAGGATAAAAACTTTGCTTTCCTCCTCCAATTCTGCTAGCATTTTTCCACGTTGTTCTGCAACGGGCTCGTAGCTCAGCGGTTAGAGCAGGGGACTCATAATCCCTTGGTCGTAGGTTCGAACCCTACCGGGCCTACCAGATAATCCCCTGCAAGTTTCTAACTTGCAGGGGATTTCCTTTTTCAGTGCAGAAGAAAAAGGCTTCTGTTGAAGATGCCTCTGCTTCCCCATACAAATACAACAATCATCCGGAAATTCCGTGGGGAACTTCCGGACAGCGGAAATTCATTCTTAAAGGGAGTCCACGAGGGCGGCTAAATCATCATCATACACGAACTTGCATTGGTCCCCCTGTTTCTTGAACAGTTCAAACAGGCGCGGCATATCCGTATCCGGAACGGAGAGGCCCAACGCACGCAGGCGCATGTTCACGGCATGCCTGCCGGAATGTTTGGTCAGGGGAAGTTCCGTGGTTCCCCAGCCTATTTCCTCCGGATCCAGGACTTCGTAAGTGCTCCGGTTCTTCAAAACGCCGTCCTGGTGAATGCCGGAACCGTGGGCAAAGGCGTTCGCCCCCACTACGGCCTTGGAACGAGGAACGGCCAGGCCGCTCATGGCGGCCACCATGCGGCTGGTGCGCACCAGTTCATTCGTTCGTATTCCGGTCCACACTTCGGAAAAGAAATCCCGCCGGGCATGCAACGCCATAATGACTTCCTCCAGGGCGGTATTTCCGGCCCGTTCCCCGATTCCGTTGATGGTTCCCTCTACCTGCCGCGCCCCGGCCCGGATGGCCGCCAGCGAGTTGGCCACGGCCATCCCCATGTCATCATGGCAATGGACGGACAGCCGGACGCGGTCCACATTGGGAACATGTGACTTCAGATAGGAAATCAGGCGAAAATATTCCTCCGGCATCGTGTACCCCACCGTATCCGGAATATTGATGACGGCGGCGCCCGCGTCAATGACAGACTCTACAATCTCCGCCAGGAATTCCGGCTCCGTGCGGGAAGCGTCCTCTGCGGAAAACTGCACTTCCCCGCACAAATCGGAAGCCATGGCAACGGATTTTACGGCCATGTTCCTGATTTGTTCCCGGCTTTTTCCCAGCTTGTATTTCCGGTGGATGGGGGAGGTAGCCACCACCAGATGGATGCGCTCCCGTTCCCCGGCGGCCTTCAACGCTTCATGGGCGGCAATGATATCCTTTTCCACGCAGCGGGCCAGTCCGCAAACGCGGCTTTTTTCCGTGCATTCCGCCACGGCCCGGACGGCTCGGAAATCGCCGTCCGAAATAACGGGGAAGCCCGCTTCAATAATATCCACTCCCAGCGTTTCCAGCTGCATGGCCACATGTATTTTCTGCTCCACGTTCATTGCCGCGCCGGGGCACTGTTCCCCGTCTCTCAGCGTCGTATCAAAAATGTGTATATGTTCTTTCATTACAATAATCATGTTAAGGGTTCGTTCCTCAGGAAACTGCGCGCGGAAAAATATTCCGATGAAGGAGCCATTCCTTCTGCGCACAACTATCAAGACCAGCCGTTTACTTCCCTCGCGCCGGAACGGCCCGCCGGCGCATATCAAGAATCTTCTCGGACTACCGTCCGAGAAGCAGCAATAGACGACCTTGAAGGAACAGGGTGTTCATCTTGCTTGTTTCAACATAACTTCACCGCAACCGGAGAAGATGGAATAAACGATGCCCTGCTGACACGGTTTTGTCAAGAGCGGCGGAATGCATAGGCTTACCCCGAAAAAGGAATGCTGATGCCCCCGGTCACGTTCCTGCAAAACCGGCTACATTTCCCGGTGGGAACGTATTTCCTGAATGGAAATGGACAGGGAGGCGCGGCCGCGGTACACGTTGCGGTCAATCGTAAAAGCGATATCCCAGGGGGGATTGGGAAGTTCCCGTTGCGCTCCGTTGAAGAAAATAGCGTCGCGCTCCACGATGCCCTGACGCATGAAAAGCTTCAGATGATTGGTTCCCACGCGCTTGGGCGGTTCCGTGGGAAAAACGTCGGAACTCATGAAAAGAGGCTGGGGATTGGAGTTGCCGAAGGGTTCCAGCTTTTCATAGCTGTCCAGCAAATCCAGAGTCAGCGCCTGGAAGGATACTTCCATGTCAATGTTGAGTACGGGGCAGCGCTGTTCCTCCGTCGTGGTCTCGGACACATAACGGTTGAATGCCCGGCGGAAGTCGTCCATGCGGGATTCTTCAATCACCAGCCCCGCCGCCATATCATGGCCGCCGCCGGAAACCAGCGTATCCGCGCAGTGGTGGATGGCCTGCACCAGGGACACGCCGGGAATGGAACGGCCGGAGCCCTTCCCCACGCCGCTTTCATCAAAGGCGATGACGAAAGTCGGCTTGTGGTACCGCCTCATCAGCTGGGAGGCCACAATGCCCACCACGCCGGGATGCCACGCGCGGGAACCCAGCACAATAACGTTGTCCCGCTCCGGATCAAAGGAGTTGTGAAGCATTTCCACCGCATCCGTCCGGATGGCCTCCTCTTCCTCCTGCCGCTTGCGGTTGTGGGAATCCAGCATTTGGGCAAGCTGCACGGCCCTCCTGGCATCCATGGTCAGCAGGAGTTCCAACGCATCCATAGGGGAATCCATGCGCCCGGCGGCATTAATGCGCGGGCCTATCCTGAACCCCACGTGGGCGGCGTTCAGGAAGCCCGCGTGGTTGACGGAGTCGGAAGGGCGGATGCCCGCTATTTCCGTCAGGGTTTTGAGCCCCGTATGGCGGCTGTGAGCCAGCCTTCCCAGGCCGTGGCGAACCAGAATCCTGTTTTCCGCCACCAGGGGAACGATGTCCGCCACGGTAGCCACGGCCACCAGGTCCAGATAAAGTTTCAGGTCAAAGGTTTTCAGCTTCCGCTCCTTCAGGAGGGCATGCGCCAGCTTGAAGACGACGCCTGCGCTGCACAGATAAGTATACGGGCTGTTTTCCTCAATTTTGGCATTGACCACCGCCGCCGCGTCCGGCCGCCCCAAAGGGCCCGCCTCATGGTGGTCCAGAATGATGACGTCTATCCCCAGGCCGTTGAGCATGTCCACCTCTTTCACGGAGGAAGTGCCGCAGTCCACCGTAATGAGCAGGCTGGGAGGGTCCGCACATTCGCAAAGGCAGCGCTTGATGCCGGCCTCGCTGAGGCCGTAGCCTTCCCGGGAACGAACGGGAATAAAATACTGGGGATCCAGGTCATAAGCCATCAAAATGGCCCGAAGAAGCGCCACGGAGGTAACTCCGTCCACATCATAGTCCCCATAAATGCACACGGTTTCCCCTTCATCCACGGCCCGGAAAATGCGGTCCACGGCTACCCTCATTTCCCCCATCAGGAAAGGGTCGCTCAGGTGGGAAAGCCTGGGTTCCAGAAAGAGTTCCGTTTCCGTTCCCCCGGTGAACCCGCGCTGCAGCAGAAGCTGCTTGACCAGCAGAGGCAGTTCCGCAGGAAACGCTTTCAAGACCGGATCATCCTCCTTCACGGAAGGGCGTAGAGTCCAATGAAAACCCGGTGTCATGGCAGTATTTTAGCCCCGCATCCAACAGGGTCAAGGTTGTTTCCACAGCAGACGGCCAAAGCGGAGAAAAGAGGTTTCCGCTTCCGTTTCCGGGAAACGGTCTGCACGCAGCGCACCCGTCCCTTTCAAAATAAAACTCCGTCCGGAACGTACCGGACGGAGTAAGATGCCAGCGGCGTCTGAGACGGTTATTTCCGGGAGGAAAAAATGACTTCATTAATGATCGCCTCCGGCTGGGGAGCCTTATAGGTCAGGCGCACGGCAGAAGTTCCGGCAGGGATGGCAAATTCAGAAACACCGGGGCCGGCATTCCGCTTGCCGACCGGCGTCCAGGCGCCTTCTCCGCGGCGGGCCTGAATGGCGAAGGCGGCGGATCCCACCACGATTACTTTGGTTGCCTTGGGATTGTCCAGGTTGGGAACGACTACGTCCAGCGGCTTGTCGGCACGGTAAACCGTTTTCAGGTTTCTGTCGCTCAGGGAAACCAGGCTGGTGCCGGGGTCAGCGGGAGGAACGTCAAATTTGAACATGTTCAGAACAATATCCTGCTCACTGCCGCTCTTATTAACCAGCTTCATCCCCTTGATTCCCTTGGGAAGCTGGTTGCCCCTGGCAATGAAGTTTTTGCCCTGTTTGTCCAGCTTCTGGACTACGGGCTTGGAAGAGCCTTCCACGTCCAGCACCACTTCCGCCCAGGAGTTGACGTCATCCCGTTCCAGGTTGACTTCCAGCCAGGTAGCGTCCGTGGGTCCATCCAGCTGCAGAGAAATAAATTCCCCGGGTTTCATCTTATGCGTTTCCATCACGCGGTTGATCCGCACGATTTTATCGGATTTTTGCACGGAAACGCCCTCCAGCCCCGCCACATTGGAGGAAGCCATAGCGGAAGGAGGCGTATTGACGGCTATTTCCCGCACGGCAGTCCAGACAGACCGGCCGTTGCCTGTTTTTTTCGGTTCAATGACGCGGTAGCGCACGGCACGGAGCAAAACCGGCTTGGGAGCCTTCCAGACCACCTGCATGCCGGAAGTTTCCGGCCCCAGCGGTTTCCAGGTTTCGAGGTCGCGGGAGCCTTCCAGCTGCCCTTTTTCTACATAGTCGCCGTCCTTGTCATTGCGGCCCATCAGCACTTCCACGCTCCGCACGGGGATGGGCATTCCGTAGTCCACGCCATACCAGTCGCCCGGCTGGCCGTAGGCGCCGGAGTGCCAGAAAGAGCCGCGATCCCCGTCACAGAAGAGTTCCGCCTTATCCATGCTGCCCCCCTTGACCAGGGGCTTGGGAGAAAGGGCCGGAGCGCCGGCAATGGCCGGAAAAACTTTTTTGGAGACAATATCCGCCAGTTCATTGACGGCGGGGGCCATCACACGGGAACCGGTCTTTACCGCAGAACGGTACAACTGCCCTTCCTGGTTATGGCGGCGGGAAATTCCATCCATGGCCGCCAGAGCCTGCGTAGCCTGCACCAGCCGGGTCACGGCTTCTCTGGCGTTGTTTTCCTCCAGCGCCGCTACAGCGTGCTGACCGGCATGCCCCAGCTGCTCAAAGGCATCCACCCACGCGCCTATTTCCTTCATCAGCCGCGGATTGTTCGCCCTGGCACGGATGACGGGCGCAGCGGCGGCCATACGGGCAAATTCCTTTTTGAGCAGGGCTGTATCCTTCTTCTCAATCTTGCCTTCCCGGGCGGCTTCCAGCACGCGCTTGACTACGGGTTCTATTTCCACGGATTCCTCACGCCGGTAACCGTGACCGTTAGGACCCTGGTCGGAGTTGTGGTTCACAAAAACCTGCATGGCTTCCGCCGCTTTCGGGAACAGGCGCCGGACTCCCTCCTTCCAGGATTCATCAGACTTGAACCCGTTGATATTCCAAGAGTAATCCGCAAGGCCGAAGAGGGAGACCTTGGAGGCCTCCGGCTTATCCATGGGGTTGGAGACGAAACCACCCATGGATTCCTTCGCCCCCGGTTCCGTGGCAAGGCCATATACGCGGCCCATGCAGAGGTTGGAACGGCAGTAGTCCGTGACGGGGAAGTTCCACCAGACGTAGGAAGGGCGCTTGATTCTCCTGTTCACCCATTGCTGGCCTTCCAGCGTAATGTCGTGGCAAACGGAGTTCCCCGTCCACATGACGTGGATGGAGGGGTCCAGACGGTCTCCCAGAATGTCCAGATAGGTTCCCGGCTTGGGATCGGCCCAGCCGCGGTTGTACTCTGTGGGGCACATGACCAGGGGGGTGACGTCTTTCTTCACCTTGACAAATTCGTCATTGATCTTGTTCAGCAGAAGGGCCTGCATGTCCCCGCGCTTGCCTTCGCCGAAGATATCGTCAAAAAACACGGCAAAGGAACGGACGCCCAGCTTGTACATCATCTCAAACTTTTTGATGACGTTGTTCATGTCTTCTTCCGTCCACTTGATATCTTTGCCGGGATGGATGGCCCACACAAAATCCACGTGGTTTTCCTTCGCCACCTTCACCAGTTCCCTGATCTGGGTAGCCTGGTCCGCAGGATAAGGATCCCGCCAGTGGGGGGAGGAATGGTAGGGATCATCCTTAGGCCCGTAGATGTATGTGTTCATCTTGTTCTGGCCGTAAAAGCGCAACTGGCTCAAACGGGCTTCATGGCTCCAGGGGGTGCCGTAAAAACCTTCCACCGTTCCGCGGAATTCAATGTCCGGCCAGTCTATGATTTCCCCAACGGGCAAAATCACGCCTTCTCCGCCGGCCTTCGTTCCCAGCTGCCGCAGCGTCTGCATGGCGTAAAACGCCCCCCGTTCGTCATGGGCTCCTATGCCTACCTTTCCCTGCGGAGAAATCACCAGTTTGTAGGCTCCGGATTTTTCCGGAACCCCATCCAGCAGCTTGCTGCCGCCCGTCTTGGCGGAACGTATGGTCACGGAAGGCTTCCCGGAGAAAGCAACCGTCTGGGAGGTGAATTTGGACTGTTGGGGAGACGGATATACGGCAGGAGTCGCCGCCAGGGAGGAACCGGCCAGAAAGGCCGCCACGCTCAAGCCACATTGGAGAAGTTGAAAACCATTCATGATGATGCGCGATAATGGAACCAGAAAACACTTTCCACCTCAAGAAAAAACCTCTCTCCGCCATCAGACCGTCGTCACCGGTGGAAGAAAGCCCCCGGAGCCCGCACGGGAACCCCGGCCGGGCTGGACGCCAAGGGCGCCGCATCCCCCTTCCCCTGCCAGGAGTTCACCACAACGCTGAAAAACAAAAAAAGAGCCGTGCGGACTCCCTGAAAAGTCAGCGTCATCCTGCTTTAGAAGACAAATTT
This region of Akkermansia muciniphila genomic DNA includes:
- a CDS encoding MATE family efflux transporter, with translation MSAGDAREGIIRGKAARARLGGKLAGLSLPRQIAVIAFWPFLEQLLSFFVTSSDLFIATKIGVDAQDTINISDGMGAVVFIMWFGFVIQGAIMMGATAIVSRMTGARDYPQAQHGLHQATMLGLLAGVVSCGLLFTCSDFLVTHVLTMNEAARAYALQYVYMAAFAAPFSGVVFAINAALRGSGDTRLPFWIMMSVGILNVIFSVIFVFADAPLGGWRIGGIAAGTVCGYGISMSILLFIMLRRRKKIFTGRNNESLEELVRERGEHYAPPLYLSFSHLRPDMGMQKRILKIGLPQAVEVFGMWGIQMFCLSIISELPVQGVLGVHNIAVRIESLSFLPGFAIGMAASTLVGQYLGARNALMARITIWKCMRYAIIFMTGLGVLFCAFPALFMEIFSNGSMTLIDTGIPVLRTMLVVEPFFAACIVMKMSLRGAGDTRRVMLISYGIMGFFRVVCTWVWFRLAPETMTLWGIWLLFAFEMAVQSAILYKIVKGRSWTKLQV
- a CDS encoding 2-isopropylmalate synthase, with the translated sequence MKEHIHIFDTTLRDGEQCPGAAMNVEQKIHVAMQLETLGVDIIEAGFPVISDGDFRAVRAVAECTEKSRVCGLARCVEKDIIAAHEALKAAGERERIHLVVATSPIHRKYKLGKSREQIRNMAVKSVAMASDLCGEVQFSAEDASRTEPEFLAEIVESVIDAGAAVINIPDTVGYTMPEEYFRLISYLKSHVPNVDRVRLSVHCHDDMGMAVANSLAAIRAGARQVEGTINGIGERAGNTALEEVIMALHARRDFFSEVWTGIRTNELVRTSRMVAAMSGLAVPRSKAVVGANAFAHGSGIHQDGVLKNRSTYEVLDPEEIGWGTTELPLTKHSGRHAVNMRLRALGLSVPDTDMPRLFELFKKQGDQCKFVYDDDLAALVDSL
- the recJ gene encoding single-stranded-DNA-specific exonuclease RecJ; its protein translation is MTPGFHWTLRPSVKEDDPVLKAFPAELPLLVKQLLLQRGFTGGTETELFLEPRLSHLSDPFLMGEMRVAVDRIFRAVDEGETVCIYGDYDVDGVTSVALLRAILMAYDLDPQYFIPVRSREGYGLSEAGIKRCLCECADPPSLLITVDCGTSSVKEVDMLNGLGIDVIILDHHEAGPLGRPDAAAVVNAKIEENSPYTYLCSAGVVFKLAHALLKERKLKTFDLKLYLDLVAVATVADIVPLVAENRILVRHGLGRLAHSRHTGLKTLTEIAGIRPSDSVNHAGFLNAAHVGFRIGPRINAAGRMDSPMDALELLLTMDARRAVQLAQMLDSHNRKRQEEEEAIRTDAVEMLHNSFDPERDNVIVLGSRAWHPGVVGIVASQLMRRYHKPTFVIAFDESGVGKGSGRSIPGVSLVQAIHHCADTLVSGGGHDMAAGLVIEESRMDDFRRAFNRYVSETTTEEQRCPVLNIDMEVSFQALTLDLLDSYEKLEPFGNSNPQPLFMSSDVFPTEPPKRVGTNHLKLFMRQGIVERDAIFFNGAQRELPNPPWDIAFTIDRNVYRGRASLSISIQEIRSHREM
- a CDS encoding beta-N-acetylglucosaminidase domain-containing protein; translated protein: MNGFQLLQCGLSVAAFLAGSSLAATPAVYPSPQQSKFTSQTVAFSGKPSVTIRSAKTGGSKLLDGVPEKSGAYKLVISPQGKVGIGAHDERGAFYAMQTLRQLGTKAGGEGVILPVGEIIDWPDIEFRGTVEGFYGTPWSHEARLSQLRFYGQNKMNTYIYGPKDDPYHSSPHWRDPYPADQATQIRELVKVAKENHVDFVWAIHPGKDIKWTEEDMNNVIKKFEMMYKLGVRSFAVFFDDIFGEGKRGDMQALLLNKINDEFVKVKKDVTPLVMCPTEYNRGWADPKPGTYLDILGDRLDPSIHVMWTGNSVCHDITLEGQQWVNRRIKRPSYVWWNFPVTDYCRSNLCMGRVYGLATEPGAKESMGGFVSNPMDKPEASKVSLFGLADYSWNINGFKSDESWKEGVRRLFPKAAEAMQVFVNHNSDQGPNGHGYRREESVEIEPVVKRVLEAAREGKIEKKDTALLKKEFARMAAAAPVIRARANNPRLMKEIGAWVDAFEQLGHAGQHAVAALEENNAREAVTRLVQATQALAAMDGISRRHNQEGQLYRSAVKTGSRVMAPAVNELADIVSKKVFPAIAGAPALSPKPLVKGGSMDKAELFCDGDRGSFWHSGAYGQPGDWYGVDYGMPIPVRSVEVLMGRNDKDGDYVEKGQLEGSRDLETWKPLGPETSGMQVVWKAPKPVLLRAVRYRVIEPKKTGNGRSVWTAVREIAVNTPPSAMASSNVAGLEGVSVQKSDKIVRINRVMETHKMKPGEFISLQLDGPTDATWLEVNLERDDVNSWAEVVLDVEGSSKPVVQKLDKQGKNFIARGNQLPKGIKGMKLVNKSGSEQDIVLNMFKFDVPPADPGTSLVSLSDRNLKTVYRADKPLDVVVPNLDNPKATKVIVVGSAAFAIQARRGEGAWTPVGKRNAGPGVSEFAIPAGTSAVRLTYKAPQPEAIINEVIFSSRK